The Oncorhynchus tshawytscha isolate Ot180627B linkage group LG02, Otsh_v2.0, whole genome shotgun sequence genome contains the following window.
AATGGTGTTATTATCTCGTTGTAAACTGGTTTTCAACCCGTCATATTACTAGATTACATCCAACTGGTCTCTGTTACAACCAGACGTTTTGCATCAGAACTAAAAGCTGTTTCTTACATTTAGAGGGCTGTCCTTGGGGCAGTCTCCCAGGGCTGGCAGCCTTACTCCATCATGGCCAGCGGAAATGACGTCTGTCTGGAGCACCTGCTCTCCAGCGCTAGCTTGGAGGGTCCCAGCCTGGGGTACAGGATCATAAGGAAATACATTTAACTTAAGCCCTCCATTACTATGCCCACTTTTCCAACTATAAATCATGTCAATCTGTTTTTACAGCATATAGGCTATACTACCAAGAAGATAGCCCCATTACATATCAAGAGAGAAAGCCCCAGAatgaacaaaaacattttttaaatcacttATGAGACTTACTTTTTGAAGAATTATTCTCAACCGTTTATGATTTCTATCCATTGTGCTTTCAGGCACCCTTCAGATTGGACCTGACATTTTTtataaacaaatacatttaaaaatacatttcaattttatttattttttacaaaatcTTGGCCCGTTTTGCTGTACTCACAGAATGTCATCTTTGTCCACTCAAAGTGATTTATTTGAACATGAGGATGACTCTCCTTTGTAAATCATCAACTCAACTGAGCCAGAAGTAGGCAGGCACTGAACCTTCTCTTGAGTGCGTTTACGTCATAGGCTCATATATTACGTCATGCCATTGTACCCGATTACGTCAACTACAATAACACAGAGCGACCACTCTGGGAAATGAATGCATCGTTTCTGATCACATACGAAATCTCTATAAAGTTTACAATGTAACCCAATTCACTTTGGTTCAGTGAGGTTTAATCGTATTTTATGGATAAATGTTGCCCTCTGTTGGCCATAACTGAAATAGTCAGGAATTATTGTCGCGCCATCATTAGTCTGCTGCACACTCCCACTGTTGGACTTTTAACAGCTACGGTTAAAATAACATCTATTTAGTGTCAATAATATGGACCAAACAAATTATTATGGTCAAATAAATCTAATCATTGATGGGTTTGGTGAGGGAAGACAGATGTGGTTAAGCTGATATGATCAGGGCAGGCCCACATATTGCCAATTATGAATACATGTTTTATTAAGCCAACTGCCTATTTGTCCAAGATACTCATTTACAGTCATGTCACACTTCTATCATAATTTATACAAACTGGATGAATGCAGGCTGTTGGTTTGTAAatgttgtaaataaaaatgtatatatggtgtatattattattaattttaatATTGTTTCATTCGCTTATCTTTTTGACCTTTACTGTTGGAGTTCAGAtcttaagaatttcactgtaccctgcaattacATCTGCGACACtatgtatgtgactaataaattAATCTAATCGATTCGAATCTAAATTCAGAAATAATTTCTTGGTGAGGAAACCTAGTCATACGTAGCTATAATTTACAGAAAGCAGAAATGTTTACATTATTGCTGAATAAGGCTATCACAGTGTACTTGTTTCATAACAGTGTTGTCAAACAAGAAATTATGCCCACAATTAGCAGGTGAAATCCCGCCTTATTTGCTGTTGTTTTCAAGATCGACATTTGAATAGGCCAATCATGGTTCGTTTTCAGACCGGTTTGGGGAGATTGCCTTTAAAATTGACCAATAGTGTCCACGAATACACGGGCACAGTGCTTCCGGACGAAAATACTTGAGGACTGCCCCTGTGAACATAGCTAGCAGTGATAGTCGAAGCCGTTTTGAATTACCACCGAGAAGTAAGTGTATTTTAATTGCATAAGAAATGTGCAGTATTGAGTAAATTTCAATATCACATGTATTGTAAAATGGAGACATCTATTTCTCTTTCCATAACGCTCATAAATAGCAATGTTCGACTATATTTATTGTTAATCTTTGCTAAAACCTTGTGCGATCTGGCTAACTAACACATTTAGCATTGCGTCAAGCTAACGCTAGTACTAGCACGGTCATGTCAGTTAGCAGTTAACTTCTCCTAGCAGTGTGTCGCAGGTCGGTTCCGAGAATTACATTTTAGGTGAAGTTAGGCCCTAGAAATGTCTTGCTTGTTATTATTTTGAGTCGACGTTGTTTCAGAATCTCCACCCTGCATTTGGAACCTATTATTGTCCTTTTTATAGCACTTTTCTGTCAAATTTTGAATGAGTGGAGGCGGCTGCCATTGTTTGAGGCTTGACTCCCTGTTTAACTTAACTTAATTGAATATGGCAACTGGTTAACTACTGTAGTCTGAGTTACTGGGTGGTCGCTGGTCCAATCCTTGTTATTAGGTCAATTGTAATGATTGTGTCAAATGTAAACTTTGGTGGTGTGAATGCGGCCTGCTACTAGCATTATTAGCAGCTAGCCTAgccgttagctagctaatgctgTGTAGGAATACACGTCagaccagcgtttcccaaactcggtcctaggGTCCCCAAGGGTTGCACGTTTTGGTTCTTGCggtagcactacacagctgattcgaATAATGAACTCACCAAGCTTTGGTTATTTGAGTCAGATGTGTAATGCTAGGGGAGaaaaaacgtgcaccccttggagtCCCCAGGACCGAGTACGGGAAACTCTGTGCTAGACGGCGATGTTTCACTAGgattcaattcaggaagtgaagtTACATTAAATTATTACGATTCTTGTAACTAAGGTTAGAAGGTGAATAATTTTACATCAAGTATTGAATTGACATTACAATTAACCTTCTGAATTTACTGTTCAtacagccccccccaaaaaaaaaaaactagtcTCCAGTCTTTCCTAGCTTCAACTAACGCAAGTACCCCTTCTCTAGAATGGCAGAGAATGACGTTGACAACGAGCTGTTGGACTATGAAGAGGATGAGGAGCCTCAGGTTGCCCCGGAGACCACCACACCTGCGGGCAAGAAGGAGGTAAAGGGCTCTTATGTCTCCATCCACAGCTCCGGTTTCCGAGACTTCCTGCTCAAACCAGAGCTGCTCCGCGCCATTGTCGACTGCGGCTTTGAACATCCCTCTGAAGGTGAGTCTCGCAGGCACTGCCCACCTTCAACCAAGGACTGTCTTTTACTTTgtccattctgtctgtctcaaatagcaccctattcctgacatagtgtactacttttgagcaggaccTATAGGActttgttcaaaagtagtgctctatatttGGGCCCTGGTTGAAAGTAATTCACTGAGTTATACATGTATTCCCCTTCAAAGATCACATCATACTTAAACTGATCATCGCTGTATACCTGTAGCAAGactcactggttgatgcttatttataaaaccctatctgagatctactgcagccctcatcctccacatacaacacccgttctgccagtcacattctgttaaatgtcCCCAAAGGTCACACATCCCTAGGTCTCTtcagcaacaaacactcaaactagacagttttatctcaatctcttcattcaaagactcaatcagggacacttactgacagttgtagctGCTTTGTGTgaagtattgttgtctctacctttccgtttgtgctgttgtctgtgcccaatgtttgtaccatgttttgtgctactaccatgttactaccatgttgctaccatgctgtgttgctgccttgctatgttgtcttaggtctctcaaTGTAGTTTTGTGTCACTGCCTTTTcgttggccatcattgtaaagaagaatttgttcttcactgacttgcctagtaaaataaaaaatacttgtGTTTCTGTCTTTCAGTCCAACACGAGTGCATCCCACAGGCCATCCTGGGCATGGACATCCTGTGCCAGGCCAAGTCTGGTATGGGCAAGACGGCTGTGTTTGTACTGGCCACCCTGCAGCAGATTGAACCTGTGGATGGGCAGGTGAGTGTTTGAATAGTGAAATTCATCTTTACACTGTGGACGCAGCCATTGAATTGCGGTCACATTGAAGCCTAGTCCTCCTGGACTAAAAATAGCTTTCACTGGAGAATCCATTGACTGCTTTTAAGTTTAGGAATAGGCTTAATATGTATCTGGGAAACTTGCATAAAGTGTTAACTTCTTGTCGGCAActtattatatatttaactaggcaagtcagttagcaAATGCTTATTTATGATGCCAGCCTACATTGGTCAAACCCTAATGTGCCACCCTATTGCAGTCTGAATTTGTTCTGTTTTTAATCTCACTGTTTTACACTGCTTTTCTATCCTATTTGATAATCGTGTGTTTTTCTGATGTTCAGCGAGCCCTGTATTAAACATCCTCCCCTTCCTACCTCTCTGTCTACCAGGTGTCTGTGCTGGTGATGTGCCACACACGAGAGCTGGCCTTCCAGATCAGCAAAGAGTATGAACGCTTCTCCAAGTACATGCCCACCGTCAAGGCAGCCGTGTTCTTCGGGGGCCTGTCCATCAAGAAGGACGAGGACGTGCTGAAGAAGAACTGCCCCCACATCGTGGTGGGTACGCCCGGCCGCATCCTGGCCCTCATCCGCAACAAGACCCTGAACCTGAAGAACGTGAAGCACTTTGTCCTGGATGAGTGTGACAAGATGCTGGAGCAGCTGGGTGAGTAGGACAGGGGGGATGATGCCAGATGTGCGTGATGGGAGTAACTTGAAACTTTAAAGATGAACAGTCAATTGAAAACGTGTTGAATGTACCTACTAGCATACCACTTAGAATGCACTTGTAATACACTTTCATACTAAGTAGTAGTGGATCTTAGAACAGATTGTGATAGATGGTGTGACTTAAGTAAGGATTTTGCCATATAGTAGGAAAgtgtatttacattttatttgacgTAGTACTCTGATTTCAGACTGAGTGGGCTGGCTATTTTTTGTGACATTATTTTCCTATCGTCTCTCCCTCAGACATGAGGCGTGATGTTCAGGATATCTTCAGGCTCACACCCCACGAGAAGCAGTGCATGATGTTCAGTGCCACCCTAAGCAAAGAGATTCGCCCTGTCTGCCGCAAGTTCATGCAGGATGTAAGTTGGAGGGGGTTCTTGTAACCACAAGTTATGTACATGTTCTGAAACTTAAAGTAgcagttttacacacacacacacagattggttAATCTCCCTAAATTGCACTTTTAAAGAGGCATTCGGCAGTAGAAACATGAAGCATCTTCCTCGccctgtttcggtaaaaagctgagggattcGTCTGGAGAAATTTAACCACTCAAATTtgtagagctatggatgcaaggactgaccatcaatGACATCAGAATTATAATTttgaccatgttttgaggctattttttacatttactttgttgacAAATATTGGAGTGAAACAAgcttattttgggttctgatggggtacaaatttgaactaagctcatgagacattTGTTATATTATTTTAATTTAAATGTCCAAAAATTGATATAGAAACTGCTGATTGTCCCTTTTTTTTAAACGATAGTTAAGTGATTTTTGCATATGGTTTAATAGTGATGTAAAAAGTTCAAGTCAAGACCCTTTAAGTTTGCCTGCTCGTGACTGTCTCACAAGTGGCCATGTCGGTGGGGCAGAGTGACTCTTAACCAGGATCTGGGGCTCTACCCCTGCTTCTGGACATTTTCGGGAGGAACAGTCCTTGCATTAAAGCTAGAAGTTCCATCCAGCTCTAGTACTAATAATTGATGTTAACAATCACATTTCTAGTTCTTCATTCACCAACACAGAATGTGGTTTACTCAGGTATTCACTTAATGTAGCTAGGTTTATAGAACTGGACCAAAGAGTGACACTTTCCCCATGCTAGTGTGTCCTAGTGAATCTAACAAAATGTTTTGTAATGAAAGtctaggtagtccctccctgtgttcTGTTTGGTGCTTAATGAATATCTCCTGTAGCCCATGGAGGTGTTTGTGGACGATGAGACCAAGCTGACGCTGCACGGTCTGCAGCAGTACTACTGCAAGCTGAAGGATAGCGAGAAGAACCGAAAGCTCTTCGACCTGCTCGATGTGCTTGAGTTCAACCAGGTACGgacaaaataaatattttcagATTTTTATGCTAAAacgtaattattattattttaaaatctTAGTGGGTTGAATGTATTTTGTCCATGGATTTAAAAGTCGTGTTTTAAATGCAATTGTACTTATTCAAGTGAACTCTGTCTATGCACTGACAAAGTTTCTGCCTGTGAGTTTTATGTCCTATGTTTTTCATCTTTGGAGTGTACATCTGTTTGACCAGGGTAAAGCCAGGGTGCCACATCAGATGCAGCATGGGTTTGTGCCCCATGTTTGTCTTTGGTGTCTCACTGCCATTTTCTCCCCTGTCTGAAGGTGGTGATCTTTGTGAAGTCTGTGCAGCGCTGTGTGGCTCTGTCTCAGCTGCTGGTGGAGCAGAACTTCCCTGCAATCGCCATCCATAGGGGCATGGCccaggaggagaggtgggttcTGATGGAGAGGGAAAAACTGGGATTGGGTCTTGGCTCTCATTGGGAAATTCTCATTTGGACAAGACTGTCCTCGCTGACTCCGCCCTCTTATCCGTAAACCGATAAGTGGTTGAGGAGTGTTAATTTGTTAGTAGGTAAACTGTGTCCTCACCTCCTTCAGAGGAAGCACAAGTGTCCTTCCCTGAAGAGTTTTGACATCTACCCCTCTCCTTTTGAATCAGCTGCTTCCTCTGATGAGAAGCATGCACATATTTAAAATGATAAGTAGCACAAAATGTCTAGCTAAATATATTTTGTATGTATACTACTTTGCACATTTGAATTTGTTTCCACCCCTGTAAATGTCATTTTCATGATGTGAATTGAGTCTAATTTCATACAAgcacattttctcctctcctcagttacttgactttttttttttttcaaaaggaggtggagaggagttgAGCAATCAAATTGAGGATCTCATTTACATGCACATTTTGTATAATGGTCATGTAGCAGAAGCTGTTATCCAGAGGGCCTGAACAATAACCTTCTCTCAGATTACATGTTTGTGGGTCACAGTTTCAGTGTACCCACAGGAGTGAAGCAGGAAGTATAATGCTTGTTCTACTTATTTTAAATCTGTGGATTCCTAGGCTTTCCCGGTACCAGCAGTTCAAGGACTTCCAGAGGCGGATCCTGGTGGCCACCAACCTGTTTGGCCGAGGGATGGACATTGAGCGCGTCAACATAGTCTTCAACTACGACATGCCTGAGGACTCCGACACCTACCTGCACAGAGTGGCCCGTGCTGGCAGGTTCGGGACGAAAGGTCTGGCCGTGACCTTTGTGTCTGACGAGACTGACGCCAAGACCCTGAACGATGTGCAGGACCGCTTCGAGGTCAACGTGGCAGAGCTCCCAGAAGAGATTGACATCTCCACCTACAGTAATCTATATTCTACCAACTAGTCTAGCACTCCTTTGGATTTCATGTGCTACTGCAGTACTTTTTAATGTTTTGTCTTAactgtcaccctattccctatgtagggcactacttttgatcagagccacataggctctggtcagaagtagtgcactgaataggatgccatttcagataACCATGTTTTCACTTCTCATTTATTCCTCTGGGTTTTGGAATTTCCTTCATTATTACTGTTTGCAATGCCAGTGCTGCTTGCAATTGTTGCTGACAGAGCATTTGATTATTACTTAGTCATTCCAAGTATGTGTTCTGTGTAGTTATGCTGAAGGGATCTATTTTATTTTGAGGTATTTTTTTGGTTCCCAGCATCTGCCAGTCATTTTATGTAGGTACACTGCTTGATGCTATAAACtaacctctccctcttttcttgtTTCAGTTGAACAGTCCAGATGAAAAATCACCCCCTGACCAGTGAAGACGTGTGCATGCGtgcccctctgtccctgtctttttTTTGGAGAGGgagaataaaaaatgtattttgtttttttttaagtaagcatcactttttatttgattttatccTCCCGAGGCTGCAGTTTTAATGTTCTTTTCCCTGTTAATGGTTTTCTATTATTAGGTTAATAAAATAATTGAAATTAAAACTTTTTATACAATGTTATGTCACTGTATGGCTTCTTTTTTTCCTTATTAATGGAGTtgtaaaattctggcaatttCCAAAAATTTAGACTTCCCAGTTGGGTGATtccctgcttattccctcccTGGGAAAGTTAGCAGAATTTAACCATACTTACTAATTAGAGAGAAGTTGGATTTTCACATTGCAGTATCTCATTGTTGAATAAAATGAGTCCGAAGACAAACCTAGATTAACACTATAGA
Protein-coding sequences here:
- the LOC112265260 gene encoding ATP-dependent RNA helicase DDX39A translates to MAENDVDNELLDYEEDEEPQVAPETTTPAGKKEVKGSYVSIHSSGFRDFLLKPELLRAIVDCGFEHPSEVQHECIPQAILGMDILCQAKSGMGKTAVFVLATLQQIEPVDGQVSVLVMCHTRELAFQISKEYERFSKYMPTVKAAVFFGGLSIKKDEDVLKKNCPHIVVGTPGRILALIRNKTLNLKNVKHFVLDECDKMLEQLDMRRDVQDIFRLTPHEKQCMMFSATLSKEIRPVCRKFMQDPMEVFVDDETKLTLHGLQQYYCKLKDSEKNRKLFDLLDVLEFNQVVIFVKSVQRCVALSQLLVEQNFPAIAIHRGMAQEERLSRYQQFKDFQRRILVATNLFGRGMDIERVNIVFNYDMPEDSDTYLHRVARAGRFGTKGLAVTFVSDETDAKTLNDVQDRFEVNVAELPEEIDISTYIEQSR